A section of the Halichoerus grypus chromosome 11, mHalGry1.hap1.1, whole genome shotgun sequence genome encodes:
- the LOC144379546 gene encoding olfactory receptor 8B8-like: MDMGNSSLVTEFILMGLTKYSEIQLPLFFLFLGIYIVTVAGNMGLVTLIGQNSHLHTPMYYFLFNLSFIDLCYSSVITPKLLVNFVSELNTISYAGCMTQLFFYCFFVSAECYVLTVMAYDRYVAICKPLLYTVTMSPQVCSLLAVIVYVGAFIGAWAHTGCMLRLTFCDANTINHYMCDILPLLELSCTSTHVNELVVLIVVGFDVGVPSFIIIVSYTFILASILRIRSTEGRSKAFSTCSSHIMVVSVFFGSGAFMYLHPSSILSMDQGKVSTVFYAIVVPMLNPLIYSFRNKEVKVALKKSLNRKIFS; encoded by the coding sequence ATGGATATGGGAAACAGTTCCTTAGTCACTGAGTTTATCCTTATGGGTTTAACCAAATATTCAGAGATCCAGCTGCCCCTGTTCTTCCTTTTCCTAGGAATCTACATTGTCACTGTGGCAGGAAACATGGGCTTGGTCACTCTAATAGGACAGAATTCTcacctccacacccccatgtactaCTTCCTCTTCAATTTATCCTTTATTGACCTCTGTTACTCTTCCGTCatcaccccaaaactgctggtAAACTTTGTGTCTGAGCTGAACACCATTTCCTATGCAGGATGCATGACTCAGCTCTTTTTCTACTGCTTCTTTGTCAGTGCAGAGTGCTATGTATTAACAGTAATGGCCTATGATCGCTATGTGGCCATTTGCAAGCCCCTGCTGTATACAGTCACCATGTCCCCTCAGGTCTGTTCTCTGCTGGCTGTGATTGTATATGTGGGGGCATTTATTGGCGCTTGGGCCCACACAGGATGCATGCTGAGGCTGACCTTCTGTGATGCCAACACCATCAACCACTACATGTGTGACATCCTCCCCCTCCTGGAGCTCTCCTGCACAAGCACTCACGTCAATGAACTGGTAGTTCTCATTGTTGTGGGCTTTGATGTTGGCGTGCCCAGCTTCATTATCATTGTCTCTTACACTTTCATCCTCGCCAGCATCCTTCGCATCCGTTCCACTGAAGGAAGGTCCAAAGCCTTCAGCACTTGTAGCTCACATATAAtggttgtttctgttttctttgggtcaGGGGCATTCATGTATCTTCATCCTTCTTCTATTTTGTCCATGGACCAGGGGAAAGTGTCCACCGTGTTCTATGCCATTGTGGTGCCTATGCTCAATCCTCTGATCTATAGCTTCAGGAACAAGGAGGTTAAAGTTGCCCTAAAAAAAAGcttgaatagaaaaatattttcctga
- the LOC118555261 gene encoding olfactory receptor 8B3-like, which produces MKIFRRMVPGNASFVTEFILLGLTDLPDLQLPLFCLFLVMYVVTVLGNLCLINLIGLNSHLHTPMYFFLFNLSFIDLCYSSVFTPKMLTNFLSRKNIISYLGCMTQLYFFCFFAISECYVLTSMAYDCYVAICNPLLYNVVMSPKVCSSLMLGSYLMAFSGAMAHTGCTLRLTFCDANTINHYFCDILPLLQLSCTSTYVNELVVFIVAGINVIVPSVIIFVSYGFILSSILRISSTEGRSKAFSTCSSHIIAVSLFFGSAAFMYLKPSSAGSMDEGKIFSVFYANVVPMMNPFIYSLRNKDVKIALRKTVSRRVFLSETVSPLSHRTGSFCF; this is translated from the exons atgaaaattttc AGAAGAATGGTTCCTGGAAATGCTTCTTTTGTGACTGAATTCATCCTGCTGGGGCTAACAGACCTACCAGATCTCCAGCTCCCCCTCTTCTGTCTGTTTCTAGTCATGTATGTGGTCACCGTGTTGGGAAATTTGTGCTTGATAAATCTAATTGGGCTGAATTCAcacctccacacccccatgtactttttcctcttCAATTTGTCCTTCATAGACCTCTGCTATTCTTCTGTGTTTACACCCAAAATGCTGACTAACTTCTTATCAAGAAAGAATATTATCTCCTACCTGGGGTGCATGACCcagctttactttttttgtttttttgctatttctgAATGTTATGTGCTGACGTCAATGGCCTATGATTGCTACGTGGCCATCTGTAACCCACTTTTATATAATGTTGTCATGTCCCCTAAAGTGTGTTCCAGCCTTATGCTTGGTTCATATTTGATGGCATTCTCAGGTGCTATGGCTCACACAGGATGCACGCTGAGACTGACCTTCTGTGATGCAAACACCATCAACCATTATTTTTGTGacattctccctctgctccagctcTCCTGCACTAGCACCTACGTGAACGAGCTGGTGGTTTTCATTGTGGCGGGCATCAATGTGATTGTGCCCAGTGTCATCATCTTTGTCTCCTATGGTTTCATCCTCTCCAGCATCCTGCGCATCAGCTCCACCGAGGGCAGGTCCAAAGCCTTCAGCACCTGCAGTTCGCACATAattgctgtttctctcttctttggaTCCGCTGCATTTATGTATCTTAAGCCATCTTCTGCTGGGTCTATGGATGAGGGAaaaatcttttctgtcttttatgCCAACGTGGTTCCCATGATGAACCCTTTCATTTACAGCTTAAGAAACAAAGATGTTAAAATTGCTCTGAGAAAAACTGTGAGTAGGAGAGTGTTTTTATCAGAAACAGTGTCTCCACTTAGTCACAGGACAGGgagtttctgtttttaa
- the LOC118555228 gene encoding olfactory receptor 8B3-like → MAPGNVSFVTEFILAGLTDLPDLQLPLFCMFLVMYVVTMLGNLCLINLIRLNSHLHTPMYFFLFNLSFIDLCYSSVFTPKMLTNFISRKNIISYRGCMTQLYFFCFFAISECYVLTSMAYDRYVAICNPLLYNVVMSPKVCSSLMLGSYLMAFSGAMAHTGCMLRLTFCDANTINHYFCDILPLLRLSCMSTYVNELVVFIVAGINVIVPSVTIFVSYGFILSSILCISSTEGRSKAFSTCSSHIVAVSLFFGSCGFMYLKPSSAGSMDEGKISSIFYTNTVPLMNPFIYSLRNKDVKLALRNILSRRQF, encoded by the coding sequence ATGGCTCCTGGAAATGTTTCTTTTGTGACTGAATTCATTCTGGCAGGACTAACAGACCTACCAGATCTCCAGCTCCCCCTCTTCTGTATGTTTCTAGTCATGTATGTGGTCACCATGTTGGGAAATTTGTGCTTGATAAATCTAATTAGGCTGAATTCAcacctccacacccccatgtactttttcctcttCAATTTGTCCTTCATAGACCTCTGCTATTCTTCTGTGTTTACACCCAAAATGCTGACTAACTTCATATCAAGGAAGAATATTATCTCCTACAGGGGGTGCATGACCcagctttactttttttgtttttttgctatttctgAATGCTATGTGCTGACGTCAATGGCCTATGATCGCTACGTGGCCATCTGTAACCCACTTCTGTATAATGTTGTCATGTCCCCTAAAGTGTGTTCCAGCCTTATGCTTGGTTCATATTTGATGGCATTCTCAGGTGCTATGGCTCACACAGGATGCATGCTGAGACTGACCTTCTGTGATGCAAACACCATCAACCATTATTTTTGTGACATTCTCCCTCTGCTCCGGCTCTCCTGCATGAGCACCTACGTGAACGAGCTGGTGGTTTTCATTGTGGCGGGCATCAATGTGATTGTGCCCAGTGTCACCATCTTTGTCTCCTATGGTTTCATCCTCTCCAGCATCCTGTGCATCAGCTCCACCGAGGGCAGGTCCAAAGCCTTCAGCACCTGCAGTTCTCACATAgttgctgtttctctcttctttggaTCATGTGGATTTATGTATCTTAAGCCATCTTCTGCTGGGTCTATGGATGAGGGGAAAATCTCTTCTATCTTTTACACCAACACAGTTCCCTTGATGAACCCTTTCATTTACAGCTTGAGAAACAAAGATGTTAAACTTGCCCTGAGGAATATTCTGAGTAGGAGACAGTTTTAA